The Notamacropus eugenii isolate mMacEug1 chromosome 4, mMacEug1.pri_v2, whole genome shotgun sequence DNA window cattctggagagcaatttggaactatgcccaaagggctataaaactgtacataccttttgacctagcaataccacttctaggtctgtattccaaagagatcatgaaaataggaaaaggacccacatataacaaaatatttatagcatctctttttgtggtggcaaagaattgaatattaagaagatgcccatcagttggggaatggctgaacaagttgtggtacatgaatgtaatggaatgctgttgtgctataagaaatgccaggcctagaggcctgagggctacccgagtcttcttacctcacctcccgaggtcttcggttggccaaaccggatgctcgtatgagagaaaggacgttccagagtcgaacaagggttgagctttatttcagggtctagttacaagtgcaggggaattcttccttaggagggagtgaagaatctcccaaggaggcaaagatcttacaataagagattggaagtagaagtgtaagtggggagagagggggagggaagagaggagagaggaaaagcggagccttgttgtcctcactgctccgcgcccctcccaccaagagaactttcaggctttcctgatcctacttaaactctccagcagcatagtttgcatctgaataccatgctgttagataacaatagtatgcccagatccgggacaatctcgagggtggggagagctctctcccatcacgtctctcacggaaagaggcggaaatacacgagatagctcggttcacctcgattcccagtcgtttcctggggggtctcgtgagaactctaagatttagaagttcccacctttacccgcccgagactgtccacctggaattgagcttccatccccagcaaagaaatgatgagcaggtggacttcaggaGAACCTggaaaagacatacatgaactgatgcttaatgaagtgagcagaaccaggggaacattgtatacagtaacagccacattgtatgatgactgactttgttagacttaactcttctcagcaatgcaataacctaagaaaattccaaaagactcatgatggaaaatgctactcacatcctgagaaagaaccatggagtctaaatgcagattgaagcatgccattttcttttttgttgttgtatttttgttttttcctgctcatggtttttcccttttgttgtgaTCCCACTTTCACAACATTGCTAatgtggaagtaaaaaaaaattcacttaaaattCATTCACCCTGTATTTAAGAAGTCTGGTAAATAGGCTACAATCACTACTCTAGAGGACTGGTAATGAAACATGTTACTTAGCTCCTaacagaggtgatggactcagggtcCGGAATGTGGCATCCAGTTTTTGCACATGgacaatgagggaatttgttttacttaactaagtgtatttgttacaaaggttctgggtgttgttttccttttttttaatggaaggaaggaggggttgaggagaaggaaagtaaagaaaataaaactttgttgattaaaaaaaattaaatcggCCAGACCCAGCGAGCCAGGGAGTGAGCGGACGTCGGCACGATCCCCGCTGCCCGCGGACCCCGCTCCATGCGCCATGTCCAGCAGCTCCAACGTCGTCGCCATGAGGAAGGTGGTGCAGCAGCTCCGGCTCGAGGCCGGGCTCCACCGCGTTAAGGTTTCTCAGGCTGCTGCTGATCTGAAACAGTTTTGCCTGCAAAATGCCCAAAATGATCCCCTGCTGACTGGGGTATCTTCCAGTACTAATCCTTTCCGGCCCCAGAAAGTCTGTTCATTCCTGTAGCAAGATGATTTTAAGCTACTTGGGAAGGATCTCTGGATCCAATCTTCATTTGTGGATCTGTGACGTGACGTGACGTTCTGTGATGTGAATTGTGTCTATTCAAAGGAGAGAGTTCTGAAGCCTGCACAAAAATTTAATCTATATGTGTAACAATGTGCCAAGTTAAGCATCCAAATTTCAGCTTGTGTCAGACTTTCTCATCTACCTCTCcgaattttcatttcatttctgttttgtacACTGGCAAGAATACAAATAAAGtattcagatgaaaaaaaaattaaatcatacCTTAAATCCAGTGTGACTCATATGTCTTAGCTACTAGAAATGTCAACAGAATTTGGGATGGATCCCTGACCCATTTCTGTATTTATATCCAGATGGGGGCTAGCATGGGTCATGAGAGAGAGGGGACATGCATCCTCTTACCTAGAATCTAAATGTCACCTCTGCCTTCAGTGATTATCCTCTCAACTCTAAATAATCTGTTAATATCTTAGCTAAAATCGATAGTCAACTAAAACATAGAATAGGTTGCCTCCTAAAGAAGCCCAAGAGAGAGAGGAACACCAAGAAGAAGAGGCATGCCATGGAGGTAGGAAGACAGACTATTCTTGATTTTAATACTGTTCATTATAGTAATAGCTTGCAGAAATAAGGTATTTTGCAAAGAGTTTCCTCAAAAAATTCTATGAGATGGATgggtttatatttatattatacttcAGGGTTTACAAATTACTTTCCTCAAAAGCCCCTTGAAGTAGGTTTttatttgttacatttttttcatctagacctctgatttcatcctTGTAGGATTAACAATTCCTCTATCAAGGCAGATCAGCAGCCTATCTATAATTTATAGCCTTAGTTGCCTTGGGCATTGACACTCAACCATAGTCACACAGATGGTATAAAATATGTGTTAgggtcagaacttgaacccagatcttaatTCAAAGGCCAGGCTAGCCTTTTATCCACAAATCATTTTGCCACTAGGTAATATATCTGTGAGGTAAAgccaagtattattatcctcattttatagatatggaaatagaAGCTTAGAGTGAACCCTCCCCAGGGCTCTATAGCAAGTGTAAGGGTCAGACTAGATTTTGTTAAGTCCAGCgttctcttcccacttttccaACAATACCTCTCTACATTCCTCTCTGAATTCCATTTATCAGTTAGAAGAAATAGATTCAAAGTGGTCTGGAGGGGCTAGATAAATAGCACTGTCTTTATCTAAGAAATTGTATGTGCCATTTTTTGCAAACATGGAAATCATCAGAGCATGGCTTTGGTAAGTCAAGTTTTTACTTGTTGCATTATATAAACCTTAGATAAGCACAGAAGGCaaggatgttgtgaaggtagCATCTTTAATATCTCAACCAGCATCAAAATCTCCTTTAAAATGAATAATCCccataatatattttatgtatgtcaTGATTATTTCTTCTGAGAAGAGTCTCATTTTATACTTGGCTCCTATTTATAGGAATTATTTTCAGTGTGAAAATAAAGAGGCATTGGCACTGGCTATAGATTTTCCTAAGTTCCATTTATCATCTATGACAAAGCTATAAaaatcttcatcttctctttgacactattgactagatttgtgttcaaattgtgtgcatgcatgtgtgcatgggttgtatatatgtgtttatatatgtggcTTTAGAGTATTGCGAGGTTTACTGGAAACATGCAAGTGCTATCAATTATCATGTCAATTTTCCCTATCATTTAGCCAGATGTGCTTTCTAAACGATGTGTATATGGCAAACCAGCAGCAagtataaagagctttaaaaaaaaatctgtgcatGTGTCCCCATATTGAAAAgagggaacaggaaggggtgaGAAATATTTAAATGGTTTAAGGATCTTGTTTTCCTATTAGGTCTTCTATCAGTGCACAACCAGTTCAAGGTGGCCAGCAACTTTCAAGTAACTTCAATCACAAATAACATCTAATTTAAATGGTGAAAGACTCATCAATTTCTGCTATGCCTTCCATTGattataacaacaaaaaagacacTGGCTGTAGCATCTGAGCAAAAGAGAGGGCTTGCTGAGTAAAAACCTCGAGATAAGAGTGGTAAAGAAATCTTCTAAATCATTACAGACCCAGCAAGTGCCTTTTACAATCTGATagtgagagaagacagagacacgAGAGGGGCATGAGATGAAGGCACTTGAAAATGAAGTTCATTTGGAACTTGTTTTGTTTCCAAAATTTATTCTGAAATAAAAGAGGATAAAGGCATGAAGAGCTGAGCTACctgaaaagaattgctataaaatatctgggagtttgATGGGGAATGaggatatttaaaatatttctcttcctcAGTCTTTGATGGCTGGAGAGCATGGGTggtaaaaagaaagacataacTGAGTAGAGAGGGGATTTAAATCAAATCGGATTTGGGAAAAGCAGAATTATCTATCTCCAAGACCTAACAgggaacaaaagagaaagaaaaaattttatatagTGCATCGGGAGAGCATTATTTACTTTTCACTGGGGTGCTGACAAGGCTACCAAGGTAATGCAGTTTTTACTGCATATTTGCTAGAAAGTCCTTTTGTTTGTATGCATCTGTATTTTGGTCATCTTCGTGTATCTTTCATGTTCTTTGGATTATGTGTTTCCATAATCTCCAGTGGTCCAAACTTTTCTGACTCAGCTTCTCTAAAGTTGGTGTTTGCAGGGTATCTCCCATGCCACCCTACTCAAcccttgtttccttttcttcattcaagTAATATCCATAGACTTCCTCCTATGAACCTTAGTTCAACTTTCTCTAGCTTTCCAAATGAGTCCCCAATCCCCTCTCTTGCTGCTGACATAAAGATACCATGACAGTATCTATAATACGTTAACAGGTTTTCCATTTCCTAACTCTTGCCACCAAGTTGAACTAGTTTGTATCATCACCTTAAACCTTTATTCATTCTTCCCTTATTCGTGGAATTCTTCTTTTCAAATCCTCTCATCCTTatcattaatgataataataatagctcacatttatatggaaTTTGAAGATGAGCAAACCACTTTATTAACTCTTGATTATCATAGCAACACTGAGATAGGTATCACTAACCTGATTTTAATGATAAATAAACTGAAACTCACAAGTGGTTAagtcacaaaatcacagagtTTTGAAAGTTAAAAGGGATTTCAGTGGCTATCTAATGCAACCCACATGTAGAAGGAATCCTCACTATAATATTCATGGCAAGGGTTCTTTCAGCCTCTGCTTAACAACTTCCAAGAAGGAGGAACCCACTAACTCTCTGCACAGCACATTTCACTTTTGGAGAGCTTTAACTCTTAGGAAGTatttcccctaatcaagcttaaatttgcttGTTTGCAACTTTTCACCCATTGCTTTTGGTCCTGCCCTCTGATgccaaacaaaacaagtctaatcacTACTGCATATGATAACCCTGAAAATATTTGACAGCTATCATATCCCCCTCGAGTCTTTTCCTCAGGCTAAACATGCCTGTTTCTTTCGACCAATCCTCATAGGATATGGATTCAGCCCTTTGCCACTGGGACCCTCTCCAGTTTAGTTATTACCCAGAAGAGAACACAATTAGTCCAGATGAGAACTGGTGAGGGGAGAGTATAGTGAGACTATCATGCTATTCCTAGAATTTCTGACCCTTTTAATGCAACCCAAGATAACATTAACTTTTTTTGCTATCACTGCTTATTTATGACACTGATTTGTTTATATTGCCTTTAAAGTCCACTAAAACCCTCTGGTCCTTTCCCAGTGACTGCTGTCTAACCATCCTGGCCCCATCAAGTAgctgtgaaatttattttttgtaccTGACTGTGAAACTTTACAGTTTCCCTATTGAATTTCCTcctattagattcagcccaatgctCCAGCCTGTTGAGATCCATTTGAATTCTAAACATCATCCACTGTGATAGCTACCCCTCTCAACTTTATATCATATGCAAACTTTATGGGTATAGcatctatgcttttatccaagtcattgacacaaaaaaatattaaacagtgtAGGGACAAACACAAATCCTTGGGGCACTCCACTGGTGACTTCCTGTCACATTGACTTTAAAACACTAACCACATTTTTTTGAGTCTAGTGACCAACACGTTCTGAATCCATGTAACCATATTATTGACTAATCtatttctctttatcttctcCACAAGAGTAGAGTAAGACATTTTATCAAAGTTTTGCTAAAATGTAGATAAACTATATCCATAGTATTTCTTGcttagtaatcctgtcaaaaacGGATATGAAATTAGTCGGGGATGACATGcccttgatgaagccatgctggctaTTTGTAATCACTAATAATTACCTTTTGTCACATGTTGAATAAAAagatgaactttttaaaaaaataattctaaatattCACCCAGCACCACTTTAATTTTCCCAGGAATAGAACTCAAGCTCACTCTATTTACCTCCTCCACATTTGTGGCACCTCTcctattttccatgatctttcaaatatcactggtTGGAGCTCAGTAGTCCTATCTGTCAATTCTTTAAGGATCCAAAGATAGTTCATATAGGTACATGGATTGAACTCATCAAGGGTTGTTTGATGTTATCTTACTGTTTCCTTACTATCCCTAAGCAAGGTTTCCTTGGGGTCaaactgctaataagtgtctaaggaaggatttgaacccagattttttgaTACCAAGATCAACAGCAATAGCCACAGTTgaaagaatgatgtttttaaaccaaaatttcttttgaaatgtgTTCTAAAAGCTCATGACTCAATCTGTCACCTGTGTTTTTCACATACTCAAGTCCCttggttttaaatttttccccttaGGTTTCTCTCTCTATCCTTTCATCTTTATAGTAAAAATTTGGATGAGGCTGACTCTCTGGGTGTCAGATGGCTATTTCCCAAACATATATATCTGGGTTTAATGCTTAGATTatatataagttccttgagggcaagagctgtcttttgcctctttttgtatcccagtgtttagcacagtgactggaacatagtaggtacttaataaatgttgattaaattgaattttgttGTCTGCCAAATTACTAAACTCTCATGTTACTATAAAGGTGTTAGTCCattgaaatatataataataatagcaataatagatATTCTCTGAAGGTcagactcattttcttttttcatcaagCCTTTGGAGATAGTGGAAATGAATTGGAAACACACTCTAAGGAATTATGATTATGGTAGGCAGAGTAGAGGCTCTAAAAGTCTGTACAAGCAACCACACCAGGCACCAGACCCTAGCACTGTGTATGTCAAGGGTGCCTGCAAAAATAATGGAAGAGAAGGAGCGCAAGGAGGTATTTGTGTCTAGTGGGGACCAGATCATGATCTAAACATAAGTAGTACACATTCTGGACAATAGGAAGAGCTCCATTAGAAGAAGCTACCAAAGGAACTGAGCAAACAAAGGCCCAAAGTATGTGCACACATCATCAATTTATCACCAAAAGTATGAATGAATGGATTGACAACGGGAAAGAAAATGGCTGGAAAACAAGTCAAAATAAAGACGTTGTCCACAAAGACCAGTTCCCCAAGCTGGATAATATGACTTGGGACATGAACGTTGAGTGGCAATACTTCAAAAGTTGAAGGCAATACTGAAGCTCAAAGATTAGCCAgagaagcaactagaaagaagTGAGAAGACTCCAGCAATGCTTGCAGATGGTGAAATTTAAACTGTCGCTCTTTTTAATCCTGCAATAATCTCCAGATCAACCTCTTTACCCTTTCCCCTTGTGTTCTAGCTGTCTTTGATAGCTATCTTTGTTTTGCCAtgtgtcattttaatttttatttaatattatatactatactataaacCAAATATTATATACTATAAACAATTATAGAAATTATCTATATGTACTAATATTAAGAGAAAGGCACATATCCTCATCGCTATCATATCCAACTGAACTTGGACTTGCTCAACTCTTGCCCCAAGCAAGACTGCTTGACCTCTCACATTACTTGGGGTCATGGGAGTCACCAACTTTTCCATCAGGTAAAGTGCACTATGAAACAAACCTTGCCATCTGCCCTGATAGACTTTCTAAGGACTTCCTGGCTTTACCATTTGCCCTGCTTGTGTGCCATACAGTATCCCGAACTCATCTCACCTTCTGAAGATCTAAAGATGCCTGTCTGGGCCATGCAATCTGCCCCTCTGATGCATTGCATTCTCATGACTTTTAGGACTTAGAAATTAGATCTGATCCTCACTCCAGGCAATTTTTCCTCACTTTTGCAGTAATCCTAGTTCTTACTATAAGTGAagccaaaaggcaaaagaaagttgTAGCTAAATGGAATGATAGGTCACAGGTGAGTAAAGACATAGTcaggattatcttttttttcacatGTCCAAAAGCAATATGAAAAATCTTTGGCATTGGGACATGTAGTTGAGTTTTCCTGAAATCAGTATTTTTGATCAAAATTTGCAAAAGTACAGACATAGAGATAATTGTATCTTATGTACCATTATCCATTATAGGACATGAAGTAGAAGAATTCCATGAAGAACTCGATTAAATCTTAAAATTATTGCGTATTCTGAAATACTTCATGGTAAATTAAATTTACCTATTCTTCAATACTTTAAGGCAATGTTAGTTTATCTGGAGAATGTCAACAAAATAATATGTTGGAAAACATGCTTCAGgagtaagaaaagagagaaactaatACCTTGTAGACTGCATGGAAtctttgtgtatatatttcatgaatattttcttcaagaagataATCAGATGGCACAGATTCGGTGAGCATTGAATGGCAGTCCCTAAAACGAAATAGATGTTTTAATAGAAATGACTTGTTACTAATGAGGGagccattttaaaaatcaattgtaTGCATACCGAGTCTCGTCACCAATGTGTCACATCAAAATCAAGACTAAATTAGAagattcaaaatacaaagaaattatggtatataattgATGCACCTCCAAGTTGATCTGTTTAAATACACTGTTGATACCAACAATTgggaactggaaaagaaaaagaatgagtttCAACATAGAACCTTTCCTTAGGGAGTCTACCTGATGGACATCAATCACCACTACGAGAAGGCTAAAAGATCATAAAATATTCtttagtcagcaaacatttgatctccttgccacCACAGAAACAAAGGCAACATTCAGAAtagaaacttatttttaaaaccttACTAAGGAGAATGAAAGGTTAAGGGCAGAACAGTGTAGGGCAAAACAAATTTACAGAGAGTTTGGCAGGAAAGTCTACTGACCTTGACCACCCAATGGCATTGAAGGATGAAACTGGAAGAGCGAAACAaaaaatgggagagggggaaatTTCATAAAGATTGCTATAATAAATGACTTTCTCCATCAGTGAGAAAGGAGTCATTACATTTGGTCTCTCTAGTGGTATCCCTGGTGTGTTaagtgaagaagaagaaatagcagcagctgtatgaccttggacaaatcagcctgtttgccttagttgccCCAAGTGTAAGGTGGAAATAAGAATGATAATTCCTATCTTctagggttgctatgaggataaaatgagatcatttttataaaattctttgcaaatcttaaggtgcAATAATAATGCCAGctatggaaagaaggaaacaagtccAAGGGAATAGATggatatcaaggagaaaatacttgaGTTTCATGCAAATAGGATTTCAAAAGGGAAGTCTCTAGGCTAAAGAATGGCTATTATATTTCATATAGTATTCAAAACAGATGTATAGATAAAATTCAAAGCTATTCATTAAGCATGCTGAAGGGCAATAGCCCTCCTCCCTCATGACCACGTAGagttgtcagtcagtcaataagcattcattaagcatctactgtgttccAGATATAAGAACTAGGGATATAATGCAAGGCAAAAAGATATTCCCTGCCCTAAAAGAGCTCATATTGCTTTATTTCACATATAATTTAACACTTTGCACTGGTGTGATGATATCTGGTAGCCTCCCAGACTCCCAGTGCAGTGGGCTTGGTGTCTTCTGACTTGATGGCTCTCTTACACCAAGGGTAGCCTGAACTAGCCCTCATCCACTGTTGCAAATTTCATCTCTGTGAAAGAAAGGTGTTCAAGGGAGGTTTGGGAATTCAACTGAAGTAGTCaactagtcagtcagtcaactagcatttattaaatgcctactatgtgccaggtattttgctaagtgctagagatacaaagagaggtaaaaaatttccctgatctcaagaagtgTACAGTCAAATAAGGAGTTGTTAGTTGTTTCACACTTAATATATGTATTCTTATAAGTTAAGTATATTTATTCTCATATAGTTCCTTTGCTTGTGCCAGGTAAATCTTTTGTGCAACCTGGATACCTAGGTTTAGGAAAGTTTCCTGAGCTGCCTAGCACAATAACCATTTGATTATTAAtaacaaatgaggcataaaactAGTAGGCATGTTTACCAAAAGTGTTCACTGTTGTCATGGATAATGTTTAATGCCAGTGGATCCCTCCAGATGGTCTTGTTTGTGCATAATTTGTCTAATTCCAATGATCCTGAGAACATTACAGAGCCTCTAAAAGACGATTCATTGGTCTACAAAAGAGTTGATCCTAACTATCTACAcaggaaaaacaaagtgaatgaaGAGTATCTATTATCCAGACTATGGTTTACAGTTGGATAAATCTACAGTTGAGCATGAACAACCTATATCTTGGACAAATGCTGTGGATTGACAATAATATTGATACAGAATGGATCTAAAGGATAAAATCAGGCAGAATTGCCTTTGTGAAATTGTCCCAACAATTTCACAAGTTGTCTCAACAACCCCCAAGCTTCTTCATGaaacataaacatatattttttaattgacaTTCTTCTGGTCATGTTAATAATAACCAAAACTCATATAACATTTTGTGTTTTGCAAAATCTTTATGTATATTGTATCATCTGATCATCACAACCCAACGAAGTAAGtgatattatctccttttacaaAGAAATTGATGCTAAGAAaaacggttaagtgactttcttagggtcacatatctaataatagctagtaaatctctgaagcagaattcaaactcaggtcttcttgctaTCACTCTATCTAAAGCACCAGATTTCTTCCCATGGCTCCTATATGACTTAGAATCACTGaatgaatttctttcttcttcttcaaaaAGCTTCCTGCATAGTTTAATAGTGTAGATCATTATTGGAAAGATGCACAACATTCTGTCAAAACTAAATGATAAATGGAATAGTCTAATGAGTTGTGAGAAATTTTTCAAAGCACTATAACTAAGGAAATGCTATAATGTTAATGAACTTAGGTGAAGGCTTTTATTCTAAATGAATTTGCTTAAAATGTTATGGTGCTCAATAACAAATTTCCCACTATGAGAGAGAATTACTTAACTGTTATAAATGAAATTTTCAGTATCTTAATAAAGTTCATAATATTAAGGCAATAGGAAAATATATCTTATTCCCAGAGTCCTTCCATCATCATGTCATATTTCTGACTGTGTATCACATCTTTTAGATATTTTTGGAAGAATGGTGTACCATTGTTATTCTTATTTGTCTGCTTAACATTCAAAAAGTCAATAGTCCAATTTCCTACTAGTTCATTTCTATCAACTATATCTCTTATCCTAAACTACTTCATCTGATATCTTTAATGAAGGAATTTCACAATCTACTTTTTCAAGTTTAAACTATTTTTCATGTCAAAGGTAtcactttttaaatattatagCTCATGATTCCTCATAGTGTTTTGTAtcttcttctgtttactcatatttgcatatttcatatttataatatatttcatatttacttcaTATTTTCAGCTATAATTCCTGATTTAGGTCTTTGTTTCAAAGCTGGGTTCTCCTCCCAACCCCCACACTCTTTGatcttaaaatgatttttctgaatTGCTACCCCAAATTTCCACCTCCCTTGATATGTCTTCACACAAAGCACTGGCAGACTCTATTGTTTCTGGTCAGAGCTCTGAGGTCAGTTGTCCCTAGTCAGAATACTGTTGTAGTCTATTATCTGAGTGCTCTTGGCTTTTGAGTATCTATTCCTGCAGTCCTAGACCAGATGAAAGAGTCTATTGATGTTTCAATTGAATTGATTGACCATTATCGAATCTGAtgcctattttttaaagattactAGAGTTTATGTATCTAGATACTATTTAGAGTTTATGTATACCAGATACTATCATATGTATCTAGACactattgtatgtatgtattatgtatttgtatgtattacTAGAGTTTATGTATCTTATATAAATCCAAGAATTAAAGTTGTGGGCTAGCCAATGGACAATAGAAAGGGGCATGGTAGTCATGAGAAGGTTGCCATGCATTACCAATGAAGAATTACCATGAAGGCTATCATCAGAGCTGTGAGAAACATGCTTATGGGGATCACAGGACTTCCCAGGCAAGATCAGGGAGTTAGTCCAGATAAGTTTCTGCTGTCCACTGCTTCCCTGGTAACATGCTTTCTGGAAGACCCACATGATAGACCCATTCTTACTGAAAGAACTCAGAAACAGAGTGGGCAGAGGAAGGTGTTTATTACACTTCTCCCAGGGAAGTGAGTGTGGTGCTCACTAGGAATATCCCACACTAATACAGAAGCAGAGTGAGTTTAAAAAGTCTTACCCTTCCCATCAGAGTCAGAATTGATCCAGACTCCTCAGGGTTACACTCTTCATTATCCTACATTCCTTCCTTATGCATAAGGTTAATTACACAGGGGACAGCTTAGTAGTGAGGATACTTGTGACCAGGGAATCTAGGGTCCATTTGTCACATCCCCACCTTTCTAGTTTCCCCTGAAGCCAGAATGTGCTTGACTATTGTCCTTGCAAAACAGGTTATACATGCTTATCCCAAGCTCCCATTAGTCTAGGAGCTCTACTATTTCTCAAGAACATTTGTGGAAGCAAAACAAGATacaataatattcattcttaCAAGAACTAtgggcaaacagaaaaaaaaaaaaaagatgagcaatgGACAGTCCATGGAATATCTGAAAAGCTTGAGGAAGACCCCGGGCATTCTCCCCATGGAGAATTTGTGGTAGGGCATGAACATGAATCACATACTATGATAAGGTATGGAAGGATTACATTGGCACCATTGAGAAAAATACCCAAATCTATGAGATGGAAGATCCTTTGAAGTTTACAATATTTCTCAATTTCAGATAGAACCATATCTTTACTTCAGAATACCTCACTGAAAACAATTAGATAATAAATCTATATCtaacatttttctttcatattatgcCAATGTACTCACTAAATTAAATCTCTTCAAAAACAATACAGTACAACTGGACTTCCACTTATCAAAAATAACTGCAATATTTTCTAAGGTTGGAAAGctgatttataaaaaatattaatctGTCACAtgttatttttacaaaaaaaaccctccaaatatTCATCATCAATACTATGGATTTTGTTTTACTCTTAAGGATCTAAAAGTACTTTACCCAGGTACACCAATGAGTCTACCTTATAATATCTTGCAC harbors:
- the LOC140498251 gene encoding guanine nucleotide-binding protein G(I)/G(S)/G(O) subunit gamma-5 codes for the protein MSSSSNVVAMRKVVQQLRLEAGLHRVKVSQAAADLKQFCLQNAQNDPLLTGVSSSTNPFRPQKVCSFL